The genomic segment GTGCCTTGCCGTTCTTTACCCTGCGGCCGATCAAGGGGTAATCAGGGTAACGTTCCTTCAGCGCCTTGCGCTGGGCCCGAACCACCTTGGCGCTCGCGGCCGCCACGCTGAACAAAAGAACTGTGTCCCCACCGTTGCATTCTGCAAAGGTTGGGGTTTTCTCCGCATTTGCCCAGGCTTCGGCGACCTCCATAGAGCAGAGGCCCCAGCCAAGAAATCCGACCACTTTCTGGTCTTCCAGGCTGATCAGGTAATGCTTACGTTCGATTTGCCCCAGAAGCGTTCCGATGAATTGCTGCGTCGGCTGAACCGAAAAAGGGCGGCGCGTGGCAAGAAACGATGCGGCTAGTCCCAGAGCGAATGCCGGTCTTGGAAACTGCATGTGCTGCATAGTTGGTCGATCTGCCTTTTCTCTAGTTTCTATGCCGGTTCATTGATGGGCGGTCATCATCTCGCGATGGGCGTTGGTAAAGCCGCTCAGGGACACCGTCATGGTAACGGTCTTCTCCTCCAGGCTCGTCAGAATGATCTCAGCATTCTCCGCCTTGCGAAAGGCCCTCACCAATTCCTCATCCAGAGGCGTCCCGCCGGCACAGCCGGTTTTTGTGCACACACGGTAAGCCACCACGCGTTCGAAATTGCCAGCACGGAGCATCATGCCCTTGGTCAGGTCAAATCCCAACGGCGTACCGACCCGCAGACGTTCGGGATCGGCCGTGATGGTAAGGACTTTCACCTTCTTGCCATTCTGTTCCATGTAACCCTGCTGAGACAATCGGCAAGAAACCGTTTCAGTCTTGACGCAGCGCAATATCCAATCGT from the Limibacillus halophilus genome contains:
- a CDS encoding invasion associated locus B family protein, whose protein sequence is MRTRLAGLFAILALPILLGGISFKAEAQNADATVETSRFNDWILRCVKTETVSCRLSQQGYMEQNGKKVKVLTITADPERLRVGTPLGFDLTKGMMLRAGNFERVVAYRVCTKTGCAGGTPLDEELVRAFRKAENAEIILTSLEEKTVTMTVSLSGFTNAHREMMTAHQ